The sequence below is a genomic window from Candidatus Saganbacteria bacterium.
TTGAATGAAAGTTCTTTGCCGTGAAGTTGTTTAGCGTTAACAATTGCGCCTTTAAAATTACCCGATGGTTCCTTGTAGAAAGCGGCTTTTTGGTGCGGGTTCTCTCCATACCGCAAGTCCTGCATCTTTTCAAGGTTAATGACAAAGCTTTCCTGGAACTCTTCTCCTCCAACAAACTTCTCGCCAAGATATTTACAAATAGCGATATCATATAGTCTTGTGTGATTGAAAGCCTTTAATGCCAGATTCTGTCTTGTCCCTAAAGTTGTTTTCCCTTCATTTGCCTTTAATTCTTTTAGGATATGGGGATAATCTTTTGGATCAACGACAACCGCAACATCTTTGAAGTTCTTGGCCGCAGCGCGGACCATGCTTGGACCGCCAATATCTATATTTTCGATCGCATCAGACAATGTGCTTTTTGGCTTTGCGATCGTCGCTTCAAATGGATATAAATTACAGGCGACTACATCAATAGGCCTGATCCCGTATTTTTTCATGTCGGCTAAGTGTTCGGGAATCGATCTGTTGGCCAATATGCCGCCATGGACCAATGGATGCAAAGTCTTAACGCGGCCAGAAAGCATTGCGGGATATTTTGTGAAACTTGAAACTTCTGTAACTTTTATACCGGCTTTCTTAAGAAATTTTGCTGTGCCACCAGATGAAACGATCTCATAGCCGTTCTTGATTAGCCCTTTTGCAAATACAACAAGCCCTTTCTTGTCCCATACACTTAATAAAGCTAAAGGTTTCCCCTGTTTCTGTGCTCTGTGTTCTGTGTTCTGCTTTCTATTTTTCTTTTTCATGATACTTTCCTTTCTTTTTTTTCGTCGAAACCTGCGAGTAAACCCTGCCTGCCGGCAGGCACGGCTCGCGGTTTCTCTTTTTTCCTTAACCGCGGCGTTCAGCCGCAGGTTCTATATGTACCTTTCGGCCCTCAATTTTTAATCTCCCCTCAGCATACAATTTTATCGCTTGAGGATAAATTTTGTGTTCTAGTGAGAGTATTCTAGCAGATAATGTTTCTTCAGTATCGTTATCTAATACTGGGACAGCTGCCTGCAGAATAATAGGTCCTGTGTCGCATCCTGAATCGACAAAATGGACAGTAGCGCCCGATACTTTTACTCCATGGTCGAATGCTTGTTTTTGGCCATGAAGTCCGGGAAATGACGGCAATAGAGCCGGATGGATATTAATCATTTTGCCCTGATAATTCGAAAGAAGGGCCTCGCCTACTATTTTCATATAGCCTGCAAGACAAACAAGATCGACATTGTGTTTCTTTAATACTTTTACAACCTCGAGTTCATAGGTATTTTTTTCGGCGAAATCTTTAGGATTTATGAACACAGCTTCGATGCCGGCTTTTTTTGCGCGCTCGAGCGCATAGGCTGATTTTTTATCGGAGATCACAACTTTGACGGAGGCGACTTTTGAATCAATTATCGCTTGAAGATTGGAACCATTGCCAGATACCAATACACCGAGATTCATCACAATATTTCAACCTTATCCTTTCCATTCTTTATCCGGCCTATGACAAATACTTTCTCGCCGGATTTTGAAAGGATGATCGATGCTTTTTTCGCGTCTTTTTTGGCGACAACCACTATCATCCCGATCCCCATATTAAAAGCCTTAAGCATTTCGTTGTCCGATACATCTCCTAGTTTTTGTAATACTTTAAATATAGGATTCGGCTTCCAAGAGCTTCGTTCAATTTGCGCACTTAGACCTTTTGGAACAACCCGTGCGACATTTTCGGGAAGTCCGCCGCCCGTAATATGGGCAATAGCTCTTACTTTTACTTTATCCAGCAGTTTCAATAATGATCTTGCGTAAATTCTTGTTGGGGTCAACAATTCTTCACCAATTGATCTGGAAAGCCCTTCGACTTTTGAATTGACTTTCAGTTTTGCGATATTAAATACTATATTTCGAGCAAGAGTAAAACCGTTGCTGTGAAGGCCCGATGACCCAAGACCTAAAATAACGTCGCCTTCTTTAACTTTGGATCCATCGATCAGATTTTTCTTATCGACAACGCCGACCGCAAACCCTGCCAGATCATATTCCCCTGCTTTATACATATCGGAAAGCTCGGCAGTTTCCCCGCCTATCAATGCACAACCGGCTTGCTTACACCCTTCTGCAATCCCTAAAAGAACTTCGCCTAAGATCTTCGGATCAACTTTGTGGCATCCAATATAATCTAAAAAGAAGAGGGGTTTTGCCCCGCATGTGACAACATCATCGGCATTCATAGCAACAAGGTCGATCCCAACTGTGTCATGCCGTCCCATATCGAATGCGAGTTTGAGTTTAGTCCCTACGCCATCGGTTCCTGAAACCAATACTTGATTTTTGTTTATCTGGAAACATCCGCCAAAAAGACCGATGTCTCCAATGACGCCTGGTATCCTCGTTAGTCGAGCGGCTTTCTTTGCGCGGTTCATTACCTCGTATCCGGATTCGATATTTACTCCAGAATTTTTATAGGTTGGTGAGGTCATTTAAAGAACAATCCTAGATTTTCCATTTTTTCCGGTATCTCGACCGGATAATCCCCGCACAAACATGCCATGCACAGGTTCTTTTGCGGAAGATTTACGGCTTTTGCCAAGCTATC
It includes:
- the purH gene encoding bifunctional phosphoribosylaminoimidazolecarboxamide formyltransferase/IMP cyclohydrolase, coding for MKKKNRKQNTEHRAQKQGKPLALLSVWDKKGLVVFAKGLIKNGYEIVSSGGTAKFLKKAGIKVTEVSSFTKYPAMLSGRVKTLHPLVHGGILANRSIPEHLADMKKYGIRPIDVVACNLYPFEATIAKPKSTLSDAIENIDIGGPSMVRAAAKNFKDVAVVVDPKDYPHILKELKANEGKTTLGTRQNLALKAFNHTRLYDIAICKYLGEKFVGGEEFQESFVINLEKMQDLRYGENPHQKAAFYKEPSGNFKGAIVNAKQLHGKELSFNNIVDLDSAWTLVNYFADCAVAIIKHNNPCGVAKGKTAAEAYKKAYECDTVSAFGSIIACNREVDMAFVNALGTLFAEAIIAPSFDSDALEKLREKKNLRIMECPLMGARYGALDYKRVTGGVLIQDMDLAQLGINEIKTATKKEPTIGQMEDLFFAWGVAKHVKSNTIVFVKDGATVGIGAGQMSRIDATEIAHKKANGRDKGAVMASDAFFPFKDNVDLAAKIGITAIIQPGGSMRDQESIDAANENGIAMVFTGRRHFRH
- a CDS encoding phosphoribosylglycinamide formyltransferase: MNLGVLVSGNGSNLQAIIDSKVASVKVVISDKKSAYALERAKKAGIEAVFINPKDFAEKNTYELEVVKVLKKHNVDLVCLAGYMKIVGEALLSNYQGKMINIHPALLPSFPGLHGQKQAFDHGVKVSGATVHFVDSGCDTGPIILQAAVPVLDNDTEETLSARILSLEHKIYPQAIKLYAEGRLKIEGRKVHIEPAAERRG
- a CDS encoding phosphoribosylformylglycinamidine cyclo-ligase; this encodes MTSPTYKNSGVNIESGYEVMNRAKKAARLTRIPGVIGDIGLFGGCFQINKNQVLVSGTDGVGTKLKLAFDMGRHDTVGIDLVAMNADDVVTCGAKPLFFLDYIGCHKVDPKILGEVLLGIAEGCKQAGCALIGGETAELSDMYKAGEYDLAGFAVGVVDKKNLIDGSKVKEGDVILGLGSSGLHSNGFTLARNIVFNIAKLKVNSKVEGLSRSIGEELLTPTRIYARSLLKLLDKVKVRAIAHITGGGLPENVARVVPKGLSAQIERSSWKPNPIFKVLQKLGDVSDNEMLKAFNMGIGMIVVVAKKDAKKASIILSKSGEKVFVIGRIKNGKDKVEIL